In a genomic window of Halorussus salilacus:
- a CDS encoding DUF7827 domain-containing protein codes for MTLLLVVAPATAGVTGAGTTDAASAYQAQEDGPADAAVSSGEVFWQGQFLELSAENNSSEVWSVRRVSDGEVGGLVTEVLLDESGSAVVSSDNLDGQFVVVNEDNEPVAFRDGTAQSTASVSEAQWEVTTQQLNATVSDVAVSNDESSDAATDLRLESNRAGYEFYLFSEDLSPEELADVFQSVEVEDDRAVSTRSAGDDDAFDANFSGVDAGTYDITVATVDGTARDSASITVSDPVEGSATFENATVEEARGDVARFTVTMEGADQTTVTVGSRDVGYLSRFTVVDENGDGEATIEINTFEAGLSADEPGITAVGEDDVTDYELQTDPVPDQLDAATYPVRTFVGGTQSDVASLVLDERSTEGVQTWTAPDGATVENASDLIEVVTQDADIAYQDLAVVQVQASGLYGYVQNASDLNDNETGVSMTLTQGAEPNVPDREIPLDRGNLLIDEDNDQFFLVFDTNGLDEGATYEANFTMTAANPYVSAQNASSYTTNFSVVERDASFDDPLEVPASSDAAVTGTSSLAPGTQLEVEIESAGADPFFERQTAEVGEDGTWEATFDLSGVSNGTEFAASIADPSANATGVVVAEGDAEAADEETTTEETETTETEDADGEETTTEADDEDGETTEEDDADEDEETETPEEDEETTTEEEAADEDEETTTEEDEGAGEDEAADETTTTEDDAAAAPAPGFGPVAVLLAALVALAGVALARRRR; via the coding sequence GTGACGCTACTCCTCGTCGTCGCACCGGCGACGGCGGGAGTGACGGGAGCGGGAACGACCGACGCGGCATCGGCGTATCAGGCGCAGGAAGACGGTCCGGCCGACGCGGCCGTCTCCTCCGGGGAGGTGTTCTGGCAGGGACAGTTCCTGGAGCTCTCCGCCGAGAACAACAGTAGCGAGGTCTGGTCGGTCCGTCGCGTCAGCGACGGCGAGGTCGGCGGGCTCGTCACGGAGGTCCTCCTCGACGAGTCCGGGTCGGCCGTCGTGAGTAGCGACAACCTCGACGGCCAGTTCGTGGTGGTGAACGAGGACAACGAACCCGTCGCCTTCCGGGACGGGACCGCCCAGTCCACCGCGAGCGTGAGCGAGGCCCAGTGGGAGGTCACCACCCAACAGCTCAACGCGACCGTCTCGGACGTGGCGGTCTCGAACGACGAGAGTTCGGACGCCGCGACCGACCTCCGGCTCGAATCCAACCGCGCTGGCTACGAGTTCTACCTCTTCTCCGAGGACCTGAGCCCGGAGGAGCTCGCCGACGTCTTCCAGTCGGTCGAGGTCGAGGACGACCGGGCGGTCTCGACGCGGAGCGCGGGTGACGACGACGCGTTCGACGCCAACTTCAGCGGCGTCGACGCCGGGACCTACGACATCACGGTGGCGACGGTCGACGGGACCGCGCGTGATTCGGCGTCGATCACCGTCTCCGACCCGGTGGAGGGGTCGGCCACGTTCGAGAACGCCACGGTCGAGGAGGCTCGCGGTGACGTGGCCCGGTTCACGGTCACCATGGAGGGGGCCGACCAGACGACGGTCACGGTGGGTTCACGCGACGTCGGCTACCTCTCGCGGTTCACCGTCGTCGACGAGAACGGCGACGGCGAGGCCACCATCGAAATCAACACCTTCGAGGCCGGGCTCTCGGCCGACGAGCCGGGAATCACCGCGGTCGGCGAGGACGACGTGACCGACTACGAGCTCCAGACCGACCCCGTGCCGGATCAACTGGACGCCGCGACGTATCCGGTCCGGACGTTCGTCGGCGGCACCCAGTCCGACGTGGCGTCGCTGGTGCTCGACGAGCGCTCGACCGAGGGCGTCCAGACGTGGACCGCGCCCGACGGCGCGACCGTCGAGAACGCCTCGGACCTGATCGAGGTCGTCACGCAGGACGCGGACATCGCGTATCAGGACCTCGCGGTCGTGCAGGTGCAGGCGTCCGGACTCTACGGCTACGTCCAGAACGCCTCGGACCTCAACGACAACGAGACCGGCGTGTCGATGACGCTGACGCAGGGTGCCGAACCCAACGTCCCCGACCGGGAGATTCCGCTCGACAGGGGGAACCTCCTCATCGACGAGGACAACGACCAGTTCTTCCTGGTCTTCGACACGAACGGACTCGACGAGGGCGCGACCTACGAGGCCAACTTCACGATGACGGCGGCCAACCCGTACGTCTCGGCCCAGAACGCGTCGTCGTACACGACGAACTTCTCGGTGGTCGAGCGCGACGCCTCGTTCGACGACCCGCTCGAAGTGCCCGCGTCCAGCGACGCCGCGGTCACGGGGACGAGTTCGCTCGCGCCGGGCACCCAGCTCGAGGTCGAGATCGAGAGCGCGGGTGCCGACCCGTTCTTCGAGCGCCAGACCGCGGAGGTCGGTGAGGACGGCACATGGGAGGCGACCTTCGACCTCTCGGGCGTCTCGAACGGCACCGAGTTCGCCGCCTCGATAGCCGACCCCTCGGCGAACGCGACCGGCGTGGTGGTCGCGGAGGGCGACGCGGAGGCGGCCGACGAGGAGACGACGACCGAAGAGACGGAGACGACCGAAACGGAGGATGCCGACGGGGAGGAGACCACCACCGAAGCAGATGACGAGGACGGAGAGACGACCGAAGAGGACGACGCCGACGAGGACGAAGAGACCGAGACGCCCGAGGAGGACGAGGAGACAACGACTGAGGAGGAAGCGGCTGACGAGGACGAGGAGACCACGACTGAGGAAGACGAGGGAGCCGGTGAGGACGAAGCGGCCGACGAGACGACCACGACCGAGGACGACGCGGCCGCCGCGCCCGCGCCCGGCTTCGGTCCGGTGGCGGTCCTGCTCGCCGCGCTCGTCGCGCTCGCTGGCGTCGCGCTGGCGCGTCGCAGGCGATGA
- a CDS encoding CGCGG family putative rSAM-modified RiPP protein, with protein sequence MGTTSHDHDADPVSDRVHDNSWSANLEKPPHADDRDLVVEQAVSAVEHTAEGNHVNLVTHGNHGHPETYLFDALADAFGEGVEWEYVEQCGCGGHVTRVHV encoded by the coding sequence ATGGGAACCACCAGTCACGACCACGACGCAGACCCCGTCAGCGACCGCGTCCACGACAACTCGTGGTCGGCGAACCTCGAAAAGCCGCCCCACGCCGACGACCGCGACCTCGTGGTCGAGCAGGCGGTCTCGGCGGTCGAACACACCGCCGAGGGCAACCACGTCAACCTCGTCACCCACGGGAACCACGGCCACCCCGAGACGTACCTCTTCGACGCGCTCGCCGACGCCTTCGGCGAGGGAGTCGAGTGGGAGTACGTCGAGCAGTGCGGGTGTGGCGGCCACGTCACTCGGGTTCACGTCTGA